A genome region from Populus alba chromosome 3, ASM523922v2, whole genome shotgun sequence includes the following:
- the LOC118054398 gene encoding probable protein S-acyltransferase 7, with protein sequence MGGGEKMRGGEKMYNTSTPMPTHQLSDSNRGIMGNHNDNNARNLRVYQTWKGSNIFCFGGRLVFGPDVRSLFLTIFLIMIPVILFCAFVSQRLINDFQHQLGYYVVVICVILTAHVIILLFLTSARDPGIIPRNLHPPEDEGSSISADWPGSQVAGPSLPPTKDVMVNGMVVKVKYCQTCLLYRPPRCSHCSICNNCVERFDHHCPWVGQCIGKRNYRFFFMFVSSTTMLCLYVLAFCWVNIRKIMDTYHCNMWTAFLKSPVSGILILYTFICAWFVGGLTAFHLYLIFTNQTTYENFRYRYDGKMNPYNLGCIRNGLEVFFSKIPKSKNKFRAKVRVNSSSSYASSMPLGDSLSPEVPKRSFNIEVGKRQAVADEDFEDIQSQIDSVGGLERCGTQPRHTNWDHKANWEITPDIHVLAAEFGMESGLADRQKISRDH encoded by the exons atGGGGGGTGGTGAGAAAATGCGAGGAGGTGAAAAGATGTACAACACGTCAACTCCAATGCCTACGCACCAACTTTCCGATTCTAATCGCGGAATTATGGGTAACCATAACGATAATAATGCCCGTAACCTTCGAGTCTATCAAACCTGGAAAGGCAGCAAT ATATTCTGCTTTGGGGGTAGGCTAGTATTTGGTCCAGATGTCAGGTCGCTGTTCCTTACAATCTTTCTAATCATGATTCCAGTAATCTTATTCTGTGCTTTTGTTTCTCAAAGGCTCATTAACGACTTCCAACACCAGCTAGGCTATTATGTTGTAGTTATATGTGTCATCCTGACAGCACAT GTTattattcttctcttccttaCTTCCGCAAGAGATCCAGGCATTATTCCTCGTAATCTCCACCCTCCAGAAGATGAAGGCTCAAGCATATCTGCTGATTGGCCAGGAAGTCAGGTTGCTGGCCCAAGTTTACCTCCAACGAAAGATGTAATGGTGAATGGGATGGTAGTCAAGGTCAAATACTGCCAAACATGCTTGCTGTACCGCCCGCCACGATGCTCTCATTGCTCTATATGCAACAACTGCGTTGAGCGTTTTGATCATCATTGCCCGTGGGTGGGGCAATGTATTGGCAAG AGGAATTACAGattctttttcatgtttgtttcttCCACAACGATGTTATGCCTCTATGTTCTTGCATTCTGCTGGGTCAACATCAGGAAGATAATGGATACATATCATTGCAATATGTGGACGGCCTTTCTGAAGTCTCCTGTTTCAGGAATCCTGATACTGTACACTTTCATATGTGCTTGGTTTGTTGGCGGCCTCACTGCATTTCATCTGTACTTGATATTCACCAATCAG aCAACATATGAGAACTTCCGGTATAGATATGATGGAAAGATGAATCCTTACAACCTTGGTTGCATTCGTAATGGTCTGGAAGTTTTCTTCTCAAAAATCCCAAAATCGAAGAACAAATTCCGGGCAAAGGTCAGGGTCAATTCATCTTCTAGCTATGCCAGTTCAATGCCATTGGGCGATTCCTTGAGCCCAGAGGTGCCCAAAAGGAGCTTTAATATAGAAGTGGGAAAACGACAAGCTGTTGCTGATGAGGATTTTGAAGATATACAAAGTCAGATTGACAGTGTTGGTGGATTGGAGAGGTGTGGAACCCAGCCAAGACACACAAATTGGGATCATAAAGCCAACTGGGAGATAACACCAGATATACATGTGTTAGCTGCTGAGTTTGGAATGGAATCTGGTTTAGCAGACAGGCAGAAAATTTCTAGAGATCATTGA